One window of the Novosphingobium sp. KACC 22771 genome contains the following:
- a CDS encoding rhodanese-like domain-containing protein produces MSVTPKDIRKALIASEEIALIDLREEAEFALGHPLFAAQIPLRRINVEAAWRIPRKDTRIVVYDNGEDLTEAALAHLRALGFTNVDVLAGGLSGWKSAGYELFEDVNSYSKAFGELVEHRRHTPSLPAQDVQALIEEKADIAILDARRFDEYATMSIPGGISSPGAELVLRARAAAPDPDTTIIVNCAGRTRSIIGAQSLVNAGLPNRIYALRNGTIGWTLAGQSLETGQARRAALPDAPLVEEARQKAREVAYRAGVKRITPEELDHLRADKTRTLYQYDVRLPEDYAAGHIPGFRNAQGGQLVQETDHFAPVRGARIVLADDLGPRADMTASWLAQLGWEVYVLEGGAHSETGPDAAPPPRGPEGRYKRPYEGTDNAAAAMQAYLDWEYGLVAQLERDGTHGFFVI; encoded by the coding sequence ATGAGTGTTACCCCCAAGGACATCCGCAAGGCCCTGATCGCGAGCGAGGAAATCGCGCTGATCGACCTGCGCGAGGAGGCCGAATTCGCGCTGGGCCATCCTTTGTTTGCCGCCCAAATCCCGCTGCGTCGGATCAATGTCGAGGCCGCCTGGCGCATCCCGCGCAAGGACACGCGCATCGTCGTCTATGACAATGGCGAGGATCTGACCGAGGCCGCACTGGCCCATCTGCGCGCGCTGGGCTTTACCAACGTCGATGTGCTGGCGGGGGGCCTGTCGGGCTGGAAAAGCGCCGGTTACGAGCTGTTCGAGGATGTGAACAGCTACTCCAAGGCCTTTGGCGAACTGGTCGAACATCGCCGCCACACGCCCTCGCTCCCCGCGCAGGATGTGCAGGCGCTGATCGAGGAAAAGGCCGATATCGCGATCCTCGACGCACGCCGGTTTGACGAATATGCCACGATGAGCATTCCGGGCGGCATCTCCAGCCCCGGCGCCGAACTGGTGCTGCGCGCCCGCGCCGCAGCGCCCGATCCCGACACCACGATCATCGTCAATTGCGCGGGCCGCACGCGCTCCATCATCGGCGCGCAATCGCTGGTGAACGCTGGCCTGCCCAACCGGATCTATGCTTTGCGCAACGGCACGATCGGCTGGACTCTGGCGGGGCAAAGCCTCGAAACCGGGCAAGCGCGCCGCGCCGCCCTGCCCGATGCGCCGCTGGTGGAGGAAGCCCGCCAGAAGGCGCGCGAAGTGGCCTATCGCGCGGGCGTTAAGCGGATCACGCCCGAGGAGCTGGACCACCTGCGCGCCGACAAAACCCGCACGCTCTACCAATATGACGTGCGCCTGCCCGAGGATTATGCGGCAGGCCACATCCCCGGCTTCCGCAATGCGCAGGGCGGACAGTTGGTGCAGGAAACCGACCACTTCGCGCCCGTGCGCGGTGCGCGCATCGTGCTGGCCGATGACCTTGGCCCGCGCGCCGACATGACCGCCAGTTGGTTGGCGCAATTGGGCTGGGAGGTTTACGTGCTGGAAGGCGGCGCACACAGCGAAACCGGCCCCGATGCCGCGCCGCCCCCTCGCGGGCCAGAGGGTCGCTACAAGCGCCCCTATGAAGGCACCGATAACGCGGCCGCTGCCATGCAGGCCTATCTCGACTGGGAATACGGCCTTGTCGCCCAATTGGAGCGCGACGGCACCCACGGCTTTTTTGTCATTTGA
- a CDS encoding cysteine dioxygenase, with product MIAAVLDHPVNTSANLGRLRDFVTALAALLDRASDEAEILEQGGALLRALVAHDDWLPEAFAAPSPERYQQYLLHGDSAERFSVVSFVWGPGQGTPIHDHTVWGLVGVLRGREESQGFRRQSDGSLAPDGPPLSLNPGEVEALSPARGDIHQVRNALPDAPSISIHVYGANIGAVRRSTFTPDGEAKLFISGYANALVPNLWDRSK from the coding sequence ATGATCGCGGCGGTTCTGGACCACCCGGTCAACACGTCAGCCAACCTTGGCCGCCTGCGCGATTTCGTCACCGCGCTGGCCGCTTTGCTCGACCGGGCATCCGATGAGGCCGAGATCCTTGAACAGGGCGGCGCGCTGCTGCGCGCTCTGGTGGCCCATGACGACTGGCTGCCTGAGGCTTTTGCCGCCCCTTCGCCCGAGCGTTATCAGCAATATCTGCTCCATGGCGACAGCGCCGAACGCTTTTCCGTCGTCTCCTTCGTCTGGGGCCCGGGGCAGGGGACGCCGATTCACGATCACACCGTCTGGGGTCTTGTCGGCGTTTTGCGCGGGCGCGAGGAATCCCAAGGCTTCCGCCGCCAGAGTGATGGCTCGCTGGCCCCGGATGGGCCTCCGCTCTCGCTCAATCCCGGCGAGGTGGAGGCCCTGAGCCCGGCACGCGGCGATATTCATCAGGTGCGCAATGCCCTGCCGGATGCGCCCTCGATTTCGATCCACGTTTACGGCGCCAATATCGGCGCGGTCCGCCGCTCGACGTTCACCCCGGATGGCGAGGCCAAATTGTTCATCTCGGGCTATGCCAATGCGCTGGTGCCCAATCTGTGGGACCGATCCAAATGA
- a CDS encoding ABC transporter ATP-binding protein, translated as MLAETNFTAAFPIPEPVVRLRDFTRSFGANTVIDGLNLSIAPGEFVALLGRSGGGKTTLLRTLAGLDSVVGQDVLIPNSRAVVFQDARLLPWKKVWRNVALGLKGPGVRERAEAALNEVGLGHRLDAWPLTLSGGEAQRVALARALVREPKLLLLDEPFAALDALTRIKMHALVLELWRVHRPAILMVTHDVDEAVALADRILVLDAGRIVAEEHITAQRGERGDVGRVLRQRLLGHLGCEVTSEHVLSAVDVGASIMPFTQGASA; from the coding sequence ATGCTGGCCGAAACCAATTTTACCGCCGCTTTTCCCATTCCCGAACCGGTCGTCCGCCTGCGCGATTTCACCCGCAGTTTTGGCGCCAACACGGTCATCGACGGGCTGAACCTGTCGATTGCGCCGGGCGAATTTGTCGCCCTGTTGGGCCGCTCGGGCGGGGGCAAGACGACCCTGCTGCGTACACTCGCCGGGCTGGACAGTGTGGTGGGACAGGATGTGCTGATCCCCAACAGCCGCGCCGTGGTGTTTCAGGATGCGCGCCTGCTGCCGTGGAAAAAGGTGTGGCGCAATGTTGCGCTGGGCCTGAAAGGGCCGGGGGTGCGCGAGCGCGCCGAGGCGGCCCTCAATGAGGTTGGCCTTGGCCACCGTCTTGACGCATGGCCGCTGACGCTTTCGGGCGGCGAGGCACAGCGCGTGGCCTTGGCCCGCGCGCTGGTGCGCGAACCCAAATTGCTGCTCCTCGACGAGCCCTTTGCCGCGCTCGACGCACTGACGCGGATCAAGATGCACGCGCTGGTGCTGGAATTGTGGCGTGTTCATCGCCCCGCGATCCTGATGGTCACGCATGACGTGGACGAGGCGGTCGCGCTGGCCGACCGCATCCTCGTGCTGGACGCAGGCCGCATCGTGGCCGAGGAGCATATCACCGCCCAGCGCGGTGAGCGCGGCGATGTGGGCCGCGTGCTGCGCCAGCGTCTGCTGGGTCATCTGGGCTGCGAAGTCACCTCCGAGCATGTTCTGTCCGCCGTCGACGTTGGCGCCAGCATCATGCCTTTCACGCAAGGGGCATCGGCATGA
- a CDS encoding ABC transporter permease, producing the protein MPQPNPLHRRITAFFSGHWVSPLVFLILWEAGSRLGLIPKSTLAAPSAVIGTLLDMLASGELPDNLWVSFLRVVVGLVIGLSIGIALALAAGLSRQGEAAIDPIMQIKRTIPTLALTPLFIVWFGIGETPKVALIAFASIFPVYLNLYSGIRGVDVRLIEGARSFGLSRAEVIWHVILPGALPSLLVGLRYSLSVSILVLVVAEQINASAGLGYLVNNARDFMRTDIIVVCLLVYAALGLGADGLVRLIERRALAWRPQLAKG; encoded by the coding sequence ATGCCCCAACCCAACCCGCTTCATCGGCGTATTACCGCCTTCTTTTCAGGCCATTGGGTCTCCCCGCTGGTTTTCCTCATCCTCTGGGAGGCCGGCTCGCGCCTTGGCCTGATTCCCAAAAGCACGCTGGCCGCGCCCTCTGCCGTGATCGGCACGCTGCTCGATATGCTGGCCAGCGGCGAGCTGCCGGACAATCTGTGGGTCTCGTTCCTGCGCGTGGTGGTGGGGCTGGTCATCGGCCTGTCGATCGGGATCGCGCTGGCGCTGGCCGCGGGCCTGTCGCGTCAGGGCGAGGCCGCCATTGATCCCATCATGCAGATCAAGCGCACGATCCCGACGCTGGCGCTGACGCCTTTGTTCATCGTGTGGTTCGGCATTGGCGAGACGCCCAAAGTAGCCCTGATCGCCTTTGCCTCGATTTTTCCCGTCTATCTCAACCTCTATTCGGGCATTCGCGGCGTCGATGTCCGCCTGATCGAAGGCGCGCGCAGCTTTGGCCTGAGCCGCGCCGAGGTGATCTGGCATGTGATCCTGCCTGGCGCCTTGCCCTCGCTGCTGGTTGGGCTGCGCTATTCGCTTTCGGTGTCGATTCTGGTGCTGGTTGTCGCCGAACAGATCAATGCCTCGGCGGGCCTTGGCTATCTGGTCAACAACGCCCGCGATTTCATGCGCACCGATATCATCGTGGTCTGCCTGCTGGTCTATGCGGCGCTGGGTCTTGGCGCGGACGGGCTGGTGCGGTTGATCGAACGCCGGGCGCTGGCCTGGCGCCCCCAACTTGCGAAAGGCTGA
- a CDS encoding LysR substrate-binding domain-containing protein yields the protein MPVNLPTNLLRSFVAIVDTGSMLNASEKVFVTQSALSLQIKRLEELLQQNLFHREGRRLSLTQAGELMLDYARKVLILHDEAVSAITAGHFAGPARIGMVQDFAETLLSGLLAQFAELHPDAQIYSRIAGTAELLAQLERRQLDIVLGFAAANDPNAIAYAAMEWYGKADLLRQNVLPLAVLEPPCRFREAAIRTLEDAGVPYRITVETPNLTTLRAAVDAGLGITCRTHLFLSEEPLQIEHLAPLPRVSCVLQTAASLDPATARLAQLAREIVVAL from the coding sequence ATGCCCGTCAATTTGCCCACAAATCTGCTGCGCAGCTTCGTCGCCATTGTGGACACGGGCTCGATGCTCAACGCCTCGGAAAAGGTGTTCGTCACGCAAAGCGCGCTCTCGCTCCAGATCAAACGGCTGGAAGAACTGCTGCAACAGAACCTGTTCCATCGCGAAGGCCGCCGCCTGTCCCTGACGCAGGCGGGCGAGTTGATGCTCGATTATGCGCGCAAGGTGCTGATCCTGCATGATGAGGCGGTTTCGGCGATCACGGCGGGCCATTTTGCGGGTCCGGCGCGCATCGGCATGGTGCAGGACTTTGCCGAAACGCTGCTCTCGGGCCTGCTGGCGCAATTTGCCGAACTGCATCCCGATGCGCAGATCTATTCGCGCATCGCGGGCACCGCCGAATTGCTGGCCCAGCTTGAGCGGCGCCAGCTTGACATCGTGCTGGGCTTTGCCGCCGCCAATGATCCCAATGCCATCGCCTATGCCGCGATGGAATGGTACGGCAAGGCCGATCTCCTGCGCCAGAACGTGCTGCCGCTGGCCGTGCTCGAACCGCCCTGCCGCTTTCGCGAGGCGGCGATCCGCACGCTGGAGGATGCGGGCGTGCCCTATCGCATCACGGTCGAAACGCCCAATCTGACCACGCTGCGTGCGGCGGTCGATGCGGGGCTGGGCATAACCTGCCGCACGCATTTGTTCCTGAGCGAGGAGCCCTTGCAGATCGAGCATCTGGCTCCCCTGCCCCGCGTCTCCTGCGTGTTGCAGACCGCCGCCAGCCTCGACCCGGCCACCGCCCGCCTGGCGCAACTGGCGCGTGAGATCGTCGTCGCGCTCTAG
- a CDS encoding peroxiredoxin-like family protein — MAHPTLHQLYAELQAERERTWAPEQLERNASQRRSLVARFDPAAYPQPGQVIAPFTLIDQDGKALTRDELVAHGPAVLVFFRFAGCPACNLALPHYNRHLWPALKAAGIPLVAVSAQNPVDRSIINRHGLDFPVAADPDYALGRALGITFLPDDQPAVKPGDNWIGATLGTNSYEIDQPAVLILNGDATVRRLIVSPDWMDRPESETVLDHLPEARSGDLAANAA; from the coding sequence ATGGCCCACCCCACCCTCCACCAACTCTACGCCGAGCTTCAGGCCGAACGTGAGCGCACATGGGCGCCCGAGCAACTGGAGCGCAACGCCTCGCAGCGCCGCTCGCTGGTCGCGCGTTTCGATCCCGCCGCCTATCCCCAGCCGGGTCAGGTGATCGCCCCCTTCACGCTTATCGATCAGGACGGCAAGGCCCTCACCCGCGATGAATTGGTCGCCCACGGCCCGGCGGTGCTGGTGTTCTTCCGCTTTGCCGGCTGCCCGGCCTGCAATCTGGCCCTGCCCCATTACAACCGCCACCTGTGGCCCGCGTTGAAGGCAGCAGGCATTCCCCTCGTCGCGGTCAGCGCGCAAAACCCGGTGGATCGCTCGATCATCAACCGTCATGGTCTCGACTTCCCGGTGGCCGCAGACCCTGATTATGCGCTGGGCCGCGCGCTGGGCATCACCTTCCTGCCCGACGATCAGCCCGCGGTGAAGCCCGGCGACAACTGGATCGGCGCGACGCTTGGCACCAACAGTTATGAAATCGACCAACCCGCCGTGCTGATCCTGAACGGCGACGCCACGGTGCGCCGCCTGATCGTCAGCCCCGATTGGATGGACCGCCCCGAAAGCGAGACGGTCCTTGATCATTTGCCCGAGGCGCGATCCGGGGATTTGGCGGCCAACGCGGCCTGA
- a CDS encoding c-type cytochrome, with the protein MRHPTRSLLAFAGFAALAACGAERPSRALEAASANAIWQDPALRAEAIRLAPPLFARHCASCHGADLKGAPGAHAPDLTDDRWLFGGEDIDTFNIQASDVEQTILHGIRAPDPKTRNWPTMPGRGVGHSLEPDEIAAVTEYVLKLSGQPFDARQIPLGKETFEVEGGCYDCHTLQGWGDPATGAADLTRPRTWLYGRDRASVAQTVREGRVSSSPAFAGKISVTEAKILSAYVLSQAKTLHYN; encoded by the coding sequence ATGCGACACCCCACTCGTTCCCTGTTGGCTTTTGCCGGGTTCGCGGCTCTGGCCGCTTGCGGCGCGGAGCGGCCCAGCCGAGCGTTGGAGGCCGCCTCGGCCAATGCGATATGGCAGGATCCGGCCCTGCGCGCCGAGGCGATCCGGCTGGCCCCGCCGCTGTTTGCCCGCCACTGCGCGTCATGCCACGGTGCGGATCTCAAGGGCGCGCCGGGCGCTCATGCGCCGGACCTGACCGATGACCGCTGGCTGTTTGGCGGCGAGGATATTGATACGTTCAATATTCAGGCAAGCGATGTCGAGCAAACCATCCTGCACGGCATACGCGCGCCCGACCCCAAAACGCGTAATTGGCCCACGATGCCCGGACGCGGGGTCGGCCACAGCCTTGAGCCGGACGAGATTGCCGCCGTCACCGAATATGTCCTCAAACTTTCCGGCCAGCCCTTTGATGCCAGGCAGATCCCGCTGGGCAAGGAGACATTTGAGGTGGAGGGCGGGTGCTATGATTGCCACACGCTGCAGGGCTGGGGCGATCCGGCGACCGGGGCGGCGGATCTGACGCGGCCGCGCACATGGCTGTATGGGCGGGATCGCGCCTCGGTGGCCCAGACCGTGCGCGAGGGGCGGGTAAGTTCTTCCCCCGCCTTTGCCGGAAAGATCAGCGTGACAGAGGCGAAGATCCTGTCCGCCTATGTGTTGTCGCAGGCCAAGACGCTGCATTACAATTGA
- a CDS encoding DUF6152 family protein, producing MMISRRLWGSLAALGLALGAGLTPAIAHHSFSMFDPAKPMQFEATVQSFQWTAPHAVLWVQAGQVGAYGPGLWSLELPTSPANLAKMGWSRTVVKPGDKVIVSINPIRDGRRAGQFKKLTIAATGQVLEALNIPGASQQPPK from the coding sequence ATGATGATCTCTCGCCGCCTTTGGGGCAGCCTTGCCGCGCTTGGTCTGGCGCTGGGCGCGGGCCTGACCCCGGCCATCGCGCATCACAGTTTTTCGATGTTTGATCCGGCCAAGCCGATGCAGTTCGAAGCCACGGTCCAGAGCTTTCAATGGACCGCGCCCCATGCCGTGCTGTGGGTTCAGGCCGGACAGGTGGGCGCCTATGGGCCGGGCCTGTGGTCGCTGGAATTGCCCACCAGCCCCGCCAATCTGGCCAAGATGGGCTGGAGCCGTACGGTGGTAAAGCCCGGCGACAAGGTGATCGTCTCGATCAACCCGATCCGCGACGGACGCCGCGCGGGCCAGTTCAAAAAGCTGACCATCGCCGCCACGGGACAGGTGCTTGAAGCCCTCAACATCCCCGGCGCATCGCAGCAGCCGCCCAAATGA
- a CDS encoding DUF6152 family protein, translating to MLKKILSTGALATALAMAAPSLAHHSFAMFDQGKVVNLRGTISAYRWVNPHVSLFVDVQEGPVKHGVWAVELTSPGNLTRLGWSRQSLKVGDKVDVEVNPLRDGALGGGFRKATILATGQVLQARLVEIEKPGG from the coding sequence ATGTTGAAGAAGATCCTGTCCACAGGCGCCCTGGCCACCGCGCTGGCCATGGCGGCGCCCTCGCTGGCGCATCACAGCTTTGCGATGTTTGATCAGGGCAAAGTGGTCAATCTGCGCGGCACGATCAGCGCCTATCGTTGGGTCAACCCGCATGTCTCGCTGTTTGTCGATGTGCAGGAAGGGCCGGTGAAGCATGGCGTCTGGGCGGTGGAGCTGACCAGTCCGGGCAATCTGACCCGGCTGGGCTGGAGCCGCCAGTCGCTCAAGGTCGGCGACAAGGTCGATGTCGAGGTCAACCCGCTGCGCGATGGCGCGCTGGGCGGCGGCTTCCGCAAGGCGACGATTCTTGCCACCGGGCAGGTTTTGCAGGCGCGGCTGGTCGAGATCGAGAAGCCGGGCGGCTGA
- a CDS encoding DUF6644 family protein: MSLQSVALWLSETPLALELADSNWLFGTVEALHVAALSLVIGSIALVDLRLIGVGPARGTAQEVLDRLVPFTLVGFGLALASGSVLIFANPIGYSENFWFAVKFSLLALAGINALVFHLFAQRKLAEGGSIVPRISGAISLTLWLGIVIAGRWIGYTL; the protein is encoded by the coding sequence ATGTCTCTTCAATCTGTGGCCCTGTGGCTTTCGGAAACGCCGCTGGCGCTGGAACTGGCGGATTCAAACTGGCTGTTCGGCACGGTCGAGGCGCTGCATGTGGCGGCGCTTTCGCTGGTGATCGGCTCGATCGCGCTGGTGGATCTGCGGCTGATCGGGGTGGGCCCGGCGCGCGGGACCGCGCAGGAGGTGCTGGACCGGCTGGTGCCCTTCACGCTGGTCGGCTTCGGCCTTGCTCTGGCCAGCGGCAGCGTGCTGATTTTTGCCAATCCGATTGGTTATTCGGAAAACTTCTGGTTCGCGGTCAAATTCAGCCTGCTCGCGCTGGCCGGGATCAATGCGCTGGTGTTCCACCTGTTTGCCCAGCGCAAATTAGCCGAGGGCGGTTCGATTGTTCCGCGGATTTCGGGTGCGATCTCGCTGACGCTCTGGCTGGGCATTGTCATTGCCGGGCGCTGGATCGGCTATACGCTCTGA
- a CDS encoding DUF6644 family protein: MSLLVDFAAWLGATSLSAVVTGHDWLVPAIQVVHILAVAGVLIASLHIHLRALNLLERDVAQAQVAARFLPILWGALGVLAFTGLLLIASEPTRAIFRTVFWVKLALATAASLGTWAQGPLALRFNTGGVTVHPAQKVLAVATLLVWLGVIYAGRWIAYADGWAGAPA; encoded by the coding sequence ATGTCCCTTCTCGTCGATTTTGCCGCATGGCTGGGGGCGACCTCGCTTTCGGCGGTGGTCACCGGTCATGACTGGCTAGTTCCAGCCATTCAGGTGGTGCATATTCTGGCCGTGGCGGGGGTGCTGATCGCCTCGCTGCATATCCATCTGCGCGCACTGAACCTGCTGGAGCGCGATGTGGCGCAGGCGCAGGTGGCCGCGCGATTCCTGCCGATCCTGTGGGGGGCGCTGGGCGTGCTCGCGTTTACCGGCCTGCTGCTGATCGCCAGCGAGCCGACCCGCGCGATCTTCCGCACGGTTTTCTGGGTCAAGCTGGCGCTGGCCACGGCGGCCTCGCTGGGCACCTGGGCGCAAGGGCCGCTGGCGCTGCGCTTCAACACGGGCGGCGTGACGGTGCATCCGGCGCAAAAAGTGCTGGCGGTGGCCACGCTGCTGGTCTGGCTGGGCGTGATCTATGCCGGGCGCTGGATTGCCTATGCCGATGGATGGGCCGGGGCGCCTGCCTGA
- a CDS encoding TonB-dependent receptor plug domain-containing protein produces the protein MRNISSLSIVLAGAALGLPLAAHAEEAAPEAADLGTPIIVTGTRSAPRRTVADSPVPIDVIGPQELKATGRTGLKEILGNLIPSLTMPALGGGGTSASVRPISIRGLSGDYLLVLVNGKRRHTTSLINNLSRVSGGSTPVDIDLISTAGVGRIEVLRDGAAAQYGSDAISGVINIILDSSKQGGEFTQTAGQLYEKGGALLQQTVSWGTGLGDGGFAHLSAEGKYHDAAKSSALPVPTIYPLINGAPDPREASANHLIAGGYGRSNRDKIINTSINAELPLGGVTAYTFSTLSYRDIKDARGSIFPAATGYGGQVNTLGVSSLPQIFPAGFQAYRRIWEWDYQATLGVKGEIAGWAADLSTSYGTDNVKLGAENTLNPSLGPSSKTGFFMGRQKQTLWVSNLDLSRDFAVGLAAPLSVAVGVEQRWERFENQAGEPDSYRDGGYIIPADSTPFGTLYGGRSPSPGLVSFTGTSPADARSISRGNVAAYVDLSTNIIKAWYVGVAGRFEHYTDSAGDTVSGKFSTRYEIAPGLALRGGVNTGFRAPSLAQTAFSTTQNTVTVNGNNRLSTTSKFLPVDSAAAIALGATPLRPEKSLNFTAGLTFERGGARLTVDAYQIDVDNRIVKTEFLGTAANGGSAIKAILVANGITGVDSAQFFTNAIDTRTRGVDVVGEYNWRTATIGNFRLSAAYSYNETQIRRIAANPAALSGLSVTLFGRQAQRDLLVATPRSKVVLTGDWSWGRLHTLLRATRYGQYTESSNVASGDRTFGAKVITDLEVGYDLSRRVSLAAGANNLFDVYPDKNGIVASDGSGLYGNFAPFGLSGGFYYARLGVKF, from the coding sequence ATGCGAAATATTTCTTCCCTGTCGATAGTGCTGGCCGGGGCGGCTTTGGGCCTCCCGCTGGCCGCCCATGCCGAAGAGGCCGCGCCGGAGGCCGCCGATTTGGGCACGCCGATCATCGTCACCGGCACGCGCAGCGCCCCGCGCCGCACCGTGGCCGACAGCCCGGTTCCGATTGATGTGATTGGCCCACAGGAGTTGAAGGCCACGGGCCGCACGGGCCTGAAGGAAATTCTGGGCAATCTGATCCCCTCGCTGACCATGCCCGCGCTGGGCGGGGGCGGCACCTCGGCCAGCGTGCGCCCGATCTCGATCCGTGGCCTTTCGGGCGATTATCTGCTGGTGCTGGTCAATGGCAAACGCCGCCATACGACCTCGCTCATCAACAATCTCTCGCGCGTATCGGGCGGATCGACCCCGGTGGACATCGACCTCATCTCCACCGCAGGCGTTGGCCGGATCGAGGTGTTGCGCGATGGCGCGGCGGCGCAGTATGGCTCGGACGCGATTTCGGGCGTCATCAACATCATCCTCGACAGCAGCAAACAAGGCGGCGAATTCACCCAGACCGCAGGGCAGCTTTATGAAAAGGGCGGCGCGCTGTTGCAGCAGACCGTCTCGTGGGGGACGGGTCTTGGCGATGGCGGCTTTGCCCACTTGTCCGCTGAGGGCAAATATCACGATGCGGCCAAAAGCTCGGCCCTGCCGGTTCCCACCATCTATCCGCTGATCAATGGCGCGCCCGATCCGCGCGAGGCCAGTGCCAACCATCTGATCGCGGGCGGCTATGGCCGGTCGAACCGCGACAAGATCATCAACACCTCGATCAACGCCGAACTGCCGCTGGGCGGGGTCACGGCCTATACGTTCTCAACCCTGTCCTATCGCGACATCAAGGACGCGCGCGGCTCGATTTTCCCTGCCGCCACCGGCTATGGCGGACAGGTCAACACGCTGGGCGTTTCCTCCTTGCCCCAGATCTTTCCCGCCGGTTTTCAGGCCTATCGCCGGATCTGGGAATGGGATTATCAGGCAACCTTGGGCGTAAAGGGCGAGATTGCCGGATGGGCGGCGGATCTCTCGACCAGCTATGGTACGGACAATGTAAAACTGGGCGCGGAAAACACGCTCAACCCCTCGCTGGGGCCGAGCAGCAAGACCGGCTTTTTCATGGGCCGCCAGAAGCAGACGCTGTGGGTAAGCAACCTTGATCTGAGCCGCGATTTTGCGGTCGGTCTGGCCGCGCCTCTGTCGGTGGCGGTGGGCGTCGAGCAGCGCTGGGAACGTTTTGAAAATCAGGCGGGCGAACCCGATTCCTATCGCGACGGCGGCTATATCATCCCGGCCGATAGCACGCCCTTTGGCACGCTTTACGGCGGCCGTTCGCCCTCGCCGGGGCTGGTGTCCTTTACCGGGACCTCGCCTGCGGATGCGCGCTCCATCAGCCGGGGCAATGTTGCCGCCTATGTCGATCTGTCCACCAATATCATCAAGGCGTGGTATGTTGGCGTTGCGGGCCGGTTTGAACATTATACCGACAGCGCGGGCGATACCGTTTCGGGCAAATTCTCCACCCGCTATGAAATCGCCCCCGGCCTGGCGCTGCGCGGCGGGGTGAACACCGGCTTTCGTGCGCCGTCTCTGGCTCAGACCGCCTTTTCCACCACGCAGAACACCGTCACGGTCAATGGCAACAACCGCCTTTCCACCACCTCGAAATTCCTGCCGGTGGACAGCGCGGCGGCGATTGCCCTTGGCGCCACGCCCTTGCGGCCGGAAAAGTCGCTGAACTTTACCGCCGGCCTGACCTTTGAACGAGGCGGGGCGCGGCTGACGGTTGATGCCTATCAGATCGACGTCGACAACCGCATCGTCAAAACCGAATTCCTCGGCACGGCGGCCAATGGCGGCAGCGCGATCAAGGCGATCCTGGTCGCCAATGGCATCACCGGGGTGGACAGCGCACAATTCTTCACCAACGCTATTGATACGCGCACGCGCGGCGTCGATGTGGTGGGCGAATATAACTGGCGCACCGCGACCATCGGCAATTTCCGCCTGAGCGCGGCCTATAGCTATAACGAGACGCAGATCCGCCGTATCGCCGCCAACCCCGCCGCGCTCTCGGGCCTGTCGGTCACGTTGTTCGGCCGTCAGGCCCAGCGCGACCTGCTGGTCGCCACCCCGCGCAGCAAGGTCGTGCTGACCGGCGACTGGAGCTGGGGTCGCCTGCACACATTGCTGCGCGCCACGCGCTATGGCCAATATACCGAGAGCAGCAATGTCGCTTCGGGTGACCGCACTTTCGGCGCCAAGGTCATCACCGATCTGGAGGTCGGCTATGACCTCTCGCGCCGCGTGTCGCTGGCGGCGGGGGCCAACAATCTGTTCGATGTCTATCCGGACAAGAACGGCATCGTCGCCTCGGACGGGTCGGGCCTTTACGGCAATTTCGCCCCCTTTGGCCTGAGCGGCGGTTTTTATTACGCCCGCCTCGGCGTCAAATTCTAA